Genomic segment of Populus trichocarpa isolate Nisqually-1 chromosome 12, P.trichocarpa_v4.1, whole genome shotgun sequence:
TGAGGTAAGGATCCGCTAGGTATAATTAAAGTGAGAACAGGGCAAATTTGCATGCTTGAGACAGTTCTGCACTATAAAAccattttcaaatatttgaatTAACTTACTACCAACTCAACAGATAAAATGCTGGATTTAATGGTTACCCGAATATAAGCTCTGGCCCAGGGATTTTTAAACTCAGTATCATCAAGTTTCCGAATCTGAATAACATAAACCCATGCCAGCTGTTAgataagaggaaagaaaaacaatcccaagcattttattttttttttgaaccaaGAAACAACTCACGGCATATTTCATGTCTTCATGATTTGTATAATCAACAAGGCCTAAAGTTCCTGAATGTTAAGTCCAAAATTTCAATTCAGTAGCAGCATGAAGACATGCAGCTCATGAGATATTTAACACTGTGTGTTCCAAAATCAGCATCCAAGCATACTTTGCACCTCACTCCAAATTGGGATGTGAAATTGAACGCCAGTTagatgaatttcaagaaaaaagctAAAACAGGAACAGGAATGGGAAGTTACAGCATTCTAAGAGGCATACCATCACCATCACGAGTAACTTCAGCAAAACACACATCTCCTGCTTTCCGCATATGATCCTGAAATCAATTTATCACTAAGTAGCAAGGTAcataaacatataaattttgGTTGGTCAAGCATTGGAAGTTCTCCAACCTTCAAATCTTGCCAGGAAGCAGAAGAAGGAAGACCACGAACAATAACTGCAGGTCAAATATGTGGTTTCAAATTATATCCAGGTTACTTGGAAGGAAACTAGAGCAAAACATATGCAAGAAGGGTAGGTTTTGGAAGGACAGTGTCTATTTATTGCTCTGaatcttttatatagaaaaaaaatattccccaAACAAACCTCGAAATTCAGAATGGCGTGAGATGCCAAGTCGACccccacctccacctccacctcctcctcctcctcctccaccaccaccaccaccaccataccCACCACGACGATCATTTGACGATGGTCCTCTACCACCATGGGCAAGCTCAACCTGCATAGTaacaatgagaaataaaagaggCAAGCAGTAAAAGATATATAGAGAAACAATTGGAACCAGTTAATACCCTTAAACGAGAACCGTCAAAGTTATAGCCATCACGGCCCCTTATTGCATCTTCAGCATCCCGAGCATTTTCAAACTGCAAACAAAAAACCACAAGTCCAATGGTGAAGATTCCAGTTGTGAGAGGGGGCTCGGTGAGATAATGAGGATAGTTTCAGCATTTTCTCAATAAGTTGTTGCTCCCCACCCCAGACTCAAAAAAAATCTACACTCTTGTTGCAACCCAAGACAACCAACAATGCACACAATGGCCCCAAAAGATAATTCAAAGCGCTCTCCTTTTTTCCATCCAGAAAATACAAGATGGCTACCTAGCTCCATATGTTGCAGAGATCAAGTGTAGTAAGAGCACTACCTcgacaaaacaataacaagggGGCCGAGGTGGAATCTTCAATTCAACATCCAGGATACGGCCATACtgcaaaatcaaataacaaaatctGTAAGCTTAGCCATACTGGTAAACCATTGGACAGCTAAATTGCAGCTGTATAGCAAATACTAACCATgccatctttatatatatatatatatataactggtCTAGTAACAGCTATTTCTCTATGTTATTGTGCAAACAGCGAGCATTGCATAAGTTATACGCGCACATATTGTTCATCCTCAGAGCAGTATACAGACAAGCAATGTATTGCTTAAATTTCTCAATATTTGAATCCACTGATCAGAAGCACAGCTGTGCCTGAATGAACTTTTGACATGTTTTGAGGCAAGCATGGGATGCTGGAAATATATAGCATCACTCAAGGAAATAGTGATAAATAGCAAGCAGGCATGTACATGCTTAATAGTaggaaaaaataatcatttctgAGGTTAATAGCAATGATAATGGTGCACatataattaacttaaaatgaaTAAATCTCATTATTCTGCTAACAAGAAGTATAAGCTTCACATGAAAACATTTAATACAAACCTTGTAAAACAGATCTTCAACTTTCGATTCTCTTATATCTGCAGGTAAGTTGCCAACATAGATTGTACGAGAAAAACGACCACTCATTTTTTGTATCGGAAGAATATAGCAAAGCCTTCGCTGCACGATGCAAATGCATTGCATAAATAAAGGAACATTTCCAGAAACGAAAACAACTCTATCTGGTTATGTTGCGTTTATCATCAGCATGTACTATGATGATAACAAAAGTATggcaaaaccaaaaactatgAAGCAAACCAAGAGAGCAATCCTCCATGTGAACCATGCTCCACAAGCTCCATCGCACATTTTCTCCAAGAAGTTCCAAAGCTATAATAAATtggaaatatatatttggtctCCTCATCATTCCACAATATTTTGCAGATGTATAGCTCTTCTGAGTGTGAGTAACAATCTccagttataaaaaataatactcatAAGTCCAATCCACCCTGATTTTCCCACTCCCTCTCTATATCCCTATGCATGATTGCAAAGCTCAAATTTGTCCAAGCGCTTGTCATCTATCATAAAGAAAGCATTTGTGTCAAGAGATCAagtaacatatttatttatatacctTACTCAGCTCGCTTTTCAATCAGAATTGAACAAAACAACCCTGTAAATTACAAATACACCCCCAAATTCCCCCTTTTCAAGTCTCCCTCGGGTAGAGGCTAGGGGGCATCTGGCTTTCACATCACTTTGTAAGACTTTTCTGTTCTCAGATTAAATTCACCGACTCAACAATTCATCAAGTAAGTAATTCAGAAAACAATCTGGCCTATCTCgttcaaagtttaaaaaaaaaagcacacaaCAACTAATCTATACAGCCATACGAGACTATGGACTCGCATCCCATTTCCATCTTCCTTACTTTAGTCAGTTAGTACTTCCTAAGCTCGTCCTCACATCAAGTAAAAGCAGTCTCAACCCACACCACACATTTCGCAACCGCAACATGAGTTACTCCAATTATATAGCTCGAACGGAGCATCAAAGTGTTTTCAATATGTTAAGGAGTCAGTTAATGTTAccatcttctcaatttcaatcaaaatataagttaaatttgtttttaatgaaaaaaacttaaaaatactaaaaataaatactctaAAGAACACGAACTGCATTGAATAACAATTACACAAGAAATCACAGTCGATTAATCGTAATTATTGAGCAGTAATTCAATTAGTTGCTGTAAGATTCAAGTTTTGGAAGTTGTTAGGGTTTAACAATCGAAGATTGGAATCTTGAAACCCTAAAATGAACTTGAAGAGGttagagagagacagagatgaGCTAGGTTATTAATGATTGTAccgagagagaaagaaatgtcGATGCCGGAGCGAGCAGTTGAAGTGAGTCGGGAAGCTAGTCGCGGTGGTTTCGAGAGAGAGAGCGAAGAAGCTAGCTAGGGTTTCTTGTCGTTCCTTGTCTCAAGGCTTGAAACTTTGGCCGATGCTGCGTTTTGGCTGCAATCACACACTTCACTTTCGTAGTGTAATAATAAGCCCTTGTTATAAGATGAGCCCTGTTTGGCGATTCAAACAGTGATTGCTTGTCAGCTATTGGTTACTATATTAAGGTAGATGACACGGAATCGgtaaaatcaaatgaaacatGTGTCAAACTACTTTCTTATGTTATGAAAGGAGATGAATTCAACAAGACATAATAAGcaacagtttttattttttataattaaaattaaaattttttataaattttttattttttataaattttttttaatgtgatgatattaaaaattaatttttaaaaataaaaaattaatatattttcaaataaaaaatactttaaaaaataatcattactataatatcaaatatattctaaaataaaaatattaaattacaaaaacaaatctatttttttaaaataatattattttaaagattttttttatataaaaaaaaaaaactaactttgGTGGACACCAATCAATCCATTCGATTGGCCACCCAATCTTAGGGCAGATCGACTCTGGGTTGTTTCTTATTACTACTATGGTGATAAGTAATAACTTGTAAGTTCAAAACTGGCTTGAGCCATAAGAACATATATTGAAATAAGTTAAGATAATGATGGcaactttattttcttaaaaagataagaagaataattattattaaaaatttaaaaggtatGACATTTTTATTATGCGCACACCACTGCTCActcttcatattttattatgaatttattgttcaaaattttgctttttttaaatttgattcttgaatttattttttacacaattGCATCCGTTTTTGGGCCAAATTGAAAggcaaataaatcaaatttgttgACTAAGgacaaaatgaaaagagaaaggACCAAAATAGAAAAGGCTCAATAAATGGGTGATGGTTTCAAAGTTTACACAAAAAGTTAATTTAGTCCtcacactttaaaaaatttatatcggtctctcaatatttttttcaattcaattttagtaTAAAAGTTCACTTTTGTTATATTCTAGTCCATGATTTGAGAAATGAGAGAGCAAGGTCACTGAATTCTAAATATATAGAGAAAATATTGTTGGCATCGATTTTGACtaccaaaataattgatttttatatcaaatagttctatttaattatgagatttcagcttaagtgttttttaccttaaaaatgcctttaaaaaaatagacgTTGACTCAacaagatttttggttttttgttaatttcgggttttgagtttttttttcatgccatAAATAGGTTTCTCGAGATTCTTATggtgttttctaggtgttttggagaaaaaaaatgagtttttggaggaaaaaaaactcaaacctaGATTTTTCAGCTGTCATGGTAGTCAAAATAGAGAAAAGCAGACGATGCGTCAtctagtttaattttctttcaaaaaaaataggTGGGCAACTTTGCAATGAAAAGGAATTATGGGCCTGAGCGTGTGGTTCTGCCCTGACAGGCCCACACGCGGGCCCTGACGAGATAGGCCAAGCAGGTTGGTATGGCTTGTCAGGCCCCGTAACACCCaagctttttcttttctttttctaaattattttctcctatttttttaaattaacgcttttttatatgttttttttcaatattaatattttatttatatttaaattaatatattttctctcaataattttgtttatatagcctctttaaaattacaattatttttttaattatcttgtatgcatttaatttttaaagatattatcttaattcatctataattgttttttgtgttttatatgaataaaaaaatatttatttatttttcataatatttataacatgtgtaaccttatataatatttttttattttattcaatcaattttatgtgtatttatttttactattatttaattgaatgaaaatttgattttgataaataagATCATTTAAGACAATCAAGTGAAAGACCCATGTTGTAATGTCTAAGATCTTGATCCATCcgtgtttattaatttttcatttattgttaataactttttattttcattttttaagatacatgattatcaatttatttaattataagcatatgcataacaaaattttatataCAAGTACATCTTGGAAAAACcttcatgtaaattttttttattaaaaaaaaaaatatttagtgcAATATTGTAACATGTGAGAGCTTTCACCAGTCAAATAGCTAGTGCACTACTATGACATGTGATAgctttcacttttaatttgcataataaaagatttgtttttgtcctgatatttttttattttatttggtctgaaattaatttttataatttgtttttatggcAATGATGGTACCTTTTAGTGTTGGGGAAATATTACGTTCTTAGTTgattctcaattttaaaaaatcaaattcaattgcaTTCGTATAAAAGAACTAGAAATTCAGAGATTGGAATTGAAGACTAAATAAACGTGCAATCCCATTTCTTTGCTAACATCAATGATTGAtttgcataattaataaaataatttttaaggtcattcaatttttcttttataatttgatccttttactaatattttttaaatttgagttggTAATTTGTTCGGATGTTTATATATGAGATTCTCGTAATGTAATGTTAAGGGAAAGTTTTAGCACTGGATTGATTTCCATGATCTAACTTGCTGAGTTtactggtgttttttttttttttgttaattgatttttttaatttaattattttacatttaaattgttgaaattggacatcataattctttttaattgctTTACCGGGTTATCCTAACTTTATGACTTAAATCATGATTTTGCTATGCTATCCAGGGTTGATTCAAATcgtttttttataacaaaaaataaattttatagatgaatattatataaaaattaaattttataatttcttatatttttagtgagcattttttttatgctggTCATCACAATAACGCCAACCTTTCCTTATCTCAGCCCGCAACGGCATACCACGAGTTATCTATCTAGTTTAATTTAATCGAAACTAGTTACCAAATGCATAATCTCTAGGACAAGGTCTACTTTTATGTGAACAAACGTTGCTACTGAGATGAAGAGAGACCAGATGTTTGGGAGGCAGAGATGGGAAACATGGGGAATTGTTCATGATACGAAGAAGTCCAGATCCTGAAAGGTTTCAGGCATTGACTTGAAGGCTGTTGTTGGGAAAGCAAGAAACTCCAGGGCATTGGCAAGGAGAAGAAGGTgaatttgcaggtttgaaacaAGAGCTGCTCAGAATGTAATTGCAAATGGAGGTAATGAAACTGATGGAGCTGGGTAAGAGAGATGATAACAAGGTAGAGGCACGACAAGGACCTGGAAATGATCGCCGAGTGAACATGGAAAGGTGAAGGGCAACATATTGTTTCTGTGCTCAtggaatttcttttgatttgacTGGCTGTTCCATCCTCCTTCTCCATGGGCATGGGCCAACCACTTTCTGCATCTCCGAAGCATCCGCAACAAATTAGTGGATTTTTAGGATGGTGGTTGgtgttggtttttaaaatattttttatttaaaaatatattaaaataatataattttttattttaaaaaaattatttttaatattagcgtattaaaataatttaaaaatatcataaatatgttaatttgaagtaaagaaaaaaaattaagaatttataattttgtttcaaaaacgcttttgaaacgtaaaaacaatgacACGTCTTCTATATActattataatatttgaaattatggtatcgattgttttttaaaatatttttttatttagaaatgtattaaaattatattttttatattttttaaaatttatttttgacatcatatcaaaacgatccaaaatcataaaaaatttaaaaattttcaaaaatactttttgaacacaaaataaacacacggagtgtttgagagtatgataaatgttgtttttcaaaatattttttacttgaaaatatattaaaataatatatttttttaatttatttttaatatcaacatatcaaaatgatctaaaatactaaaaaatttaatcaaaacaaaaaaaaattcaaattttaataataataataataaaacaactcgGATatcaatacaaaacaaataccTTGTGATAAACAAGTGGGTTTCAGCACAGTCcacctttttctcttcttttatttttccagtaCAAACTTGCTTTTAATCCTGTTGTTTCTTTTATAAGAGATGAAGGTTGCGTTTTGGTAATATctctggaaagaaaaaataaatatagaaataaaaaaaattgtattttgtggaaaaaatatagacagaaaaataaaataaaaaatcaaaccttttGTCCTATTGTTTCAATCCATGTGATGTTAGCCTTGTTCATGCAGGATCGAGAAGCATAATCCAAACCGTAATCTCAAAATATCGTAGTTGAGGaagtcctctctctctctctctctctctatatatatatatatatatatatatatatatatatatatatatatatatatatatatatatatatatatatcttatctTATAAcctcatctaataacttaagttattggattaagatatagtatcagagccttgatgactaaatagtcacgagttcgaatctcaccgttcccatttatttgataaaagttaagcacaaagtaatgtgaatctgtgcaagtttcaaacccaaataactttcacttgagggagtgtgttagagaataatataaattatatattggaaTCTctcctaacaacttaaactattggattgagatgtttatttgatatatataacctccaaaattactaattttatgAGAAgatttttctcaagaaaaaatttcaatgcCAAATATTAACCTGACCCAAATCACCCAATCCATATCAATGGAGGAACAGAAAACGGTGTcgtttatattgaaaaatattaacgggaataaaaagagagaaaataagagaagaCAGCCTCTCTAGATAGAAGCACCATATCAGGATTCGAACTAGGGTTTTGcagcaaataataaaactctTATTTTTCCCTCCAAATCCCCCCccacctcaaaaaaaaaaaaaccctcctctCTTCACTCTACTCTAACCGTGCAGAATCAGTCAACGTCAATGGCGTCGCGATTCCAGGCGGTGGCGTTAGTGGCGTCGCCGTCGTATCCAAACTCCATTGCTTGGTCCGACGATAACTTCATCGCCGTCGCTTCCGCTCACCTCGTCACCATTCTGGTAATCATCATTCTCTAATTACTCACTCCTGCTACTGATAACAGTCTATTGAGTCAATGCAGTCTAtcgaagcttttttttttgttaattagttACTGATTCTACTAATTAAGATCGTAATTAGAGTAGATTGTGTGGTTATTTAGTGAACGCAatgaaaaagtttcaaaatttttaaattttggctTAGCCAATTCAGAaggaagcttttttttttttttgtgtttttggttttgcttAGCTAGTAACTATTGTTATTAGTAATTGCAAGAACAAAATCtgtagctcttttttttttaactttagcttttaattccttattttttcttaattagttgcTGCACATGCTAATTAGTATCGTATCTGGAGTTGATTTTGTGGTTATGTGAATGCAACTAaaaagttcaaatttttttagattttagctTAGCAAATTCAGTGATGGAAGTGTTTATGTTTTTGGTGTTGCATAATTAGTTAGTATTATTACTAGTAGTTGCAAGAAAAAAGCCAAGGAAATTCAACAATTTCCTTGGATAAAAGGGATATTggtcatcatcatcgtcataGTAAAAGGGATATTGGTGTTTTATTGTTTGGATTATTGTGTTTCACTTGGTTGTTAGTGCTGCTTAATAAATGATACTGATAGTTACTTTTGTAATTTGGAGTTTATTACGTGTTTCTTTAGTAGATGCAATAGAAAAAGTTTGAGGCTTTTCTATTTTAGGTGTGGAAATTTGGGCTTTTATTATTCTAATGTTTTAAGTtcttagtaattttttattgattactGTGATTTTGTGAGGTATAGAATCCAGCAGTGCCTTATGGACCAAGAGGTTTGATCAGAGTTCCGACATGTGAACCGTACCCAATTGGTTGTGTTAATAGGGAGGGTATGCCTTTATTACTAGTTCTTTTGAGAAATGGGTTTCGGCCTTTTGATTTACACGGTTAAAcatgttgttttattatttggaaTGCTTGCAGATTTATTCACTAACTGCATGCTGCCCGCTGCATTATCTCGAGACCGTCGTCCATGTGTTCGGTCAATT
This window contains:
- the LOC18103658 gene encoding serine/arginine-rich splicing factor SR34A isoform X1, which gives rise to MCDGACGAWFTWRIALLRRLCYILPIQKMSGRFSRTIYVGNLPADIRESKVEDLFYKYGRILDVELKIPPRPPCYCFVEFENARDAEDAIRGRDGYNFDGSRLRVELAHGGRGPSSNDRRGGYGGGGGGGGGGGGGGGGGGGRLGISRHSEFRVIVRGLPSSASWQDLKDHMRKAGDVCFAEVTRDGDGTLGLVDYTNHEDMKYAIRKLDDTEFKNPWARAYIRVKQYEGSPSRSRSRGRSRSRSRSRSRSPRRNRSKSLERSVSRSRSRSRSRSKTRSASPLKSSRPKSRSRSRSESPTKARSGSA
- the LOC18103658 gene encoding serine/arginine-rich splicing factor SR34A isoform X2, whose translation is MSGRFSRTIYVGNLPADIRESKVEDLFYKYGRILDVELKIPPRPPCYCFVEFENARDAEDAIRGRDGYNFDGSRLRVELAHGGRGPSSNDRRGGYGGGGGGGGGGGGGGGGGGGRLGISRHSEFRVIVRGLPSSASWQDLKDHMRKAGDVCFAEVTRDGDGTLGLVDYTNHEDMKYAIRKLDDTEFKNPWARAYIRVKQYEGSPSRSRSRGRSRSRSRSRSRSPRRNRSKSLERSVSRSRSRSRSRSKTRSASPLKSSRPKSRSRSRSESPTKARSGSA